DNA from Triticum aestivum cultivar Chinese Spring chromosome 7D, IWGSC CS RefSeq v2.1, whole genome shotgun sequence:
CAAGCAACCCCGAAATCATTTGTTTGCACTGCAATTTGCAAATGTGCGTCCAAGATCTATTCTCTGTGCCCTAAAATGGAATGGTTCTGTTGTACCAAAATAAACAGGCACCGGGAAGTGAGGAGCAACCATGCCGGCCGAGATCCAGAGGCGTGACAAGATGGCTTAGGACGAGAGCAACCATTGTCACACTCGCAAGCTCCGATCCAGGAAGAATAAAACTACACAGTAGTATATATGCTGATGTATTGCCACCTGTTATACTACTACAACCGTTGCATGGTTGCGAGGGCAGGAGAAGTTCCCTTACCTTCCCGAATGTAACGCGTGCATGGTATCGCCGCGCCTCGTTTACGTTGGTCGAGGCATCGCTCATATTGTACGGTTTGGATTACTTGAATAAATATTCTTAACCATCCTTATATGTATTGTGTAACGGTTGATACGCTTGTGTTTCTGTTTCCTTTCCTCTCTGTTACTTGCCTGGATTTTTCGATGACATCATGTTGTTTCTGAAACCTAGACGTAGAGAGAAAATTCCGAAGCCGGGCATGGATGATCCCTTCTCGAAAATTTAGCTAAATCACATCTTTTATGTTTCGGGAAACTTGTGAAAAATAATCCATGCATGCAGAGAATGGACTTGACCATTGTAAATATTGGCAACTGGCGCAAAATTCACATATTGTCTAGCTTGCTAGAGTTTGAAAGCAACATCATATGGGTTTAGAGTTTGAAACCTGGACGTGAAAACTTCTATGTATGATCATTTATATGGGTGTGACCAGGCTTGTTAAAACGCCTGTTTCATCCATGATTCTAGTTGAATTCTCAGGATTGACATGCAAATTTGCATACTAAGTTTCCTTTCCTCTAAGCCTCATGTTTTCTAGAACTCAAGAGGAACATCTTTTTTTTTTCAATTCTTTGTTCCTCAATCTACTTCGAGATTAGAACTCATTTCATCCTGTGTAACACTAATGACTATCCGAATCCTTCCATCAAAAGCCAGTGGTCTAGGTGCTTTGTCCAAGATTTGCAAGTTCGTCTAGGTACATTAATATCTTCTGTTTTTATACATGAAGCTTAGAGCAAGGTTAACAATATAGCTGGCTATATAAAACTGCCATGTCATTAAAAACTAACAATATCATTCACTCAGGGCACCTCTAGCCGATGCCCTAAATAATAGAGGAGTAAACCAACGAGTAAACCTTACCGGAGTATATTTACTTCTCTAAAGAAAAGTTGTTTCTAGCCGAACTCCCAAATTTAGTGGAGTAACACAAAATCAATGCAAATCCGGCTACATAAACTTAAATTCGGTGCAGATTTAATATATTACATATAACTTCAACTAGATTCGACACATTAGATATAAATTTAACCTAATCCAATTCATTAGATTCTTTCTCGAGCTACTTCCATTCCCTTCTAGACATGTCGCCGATCATTGGGTCCGGCCCGTCGTTGGAGCCGTCGTCGTCATGGTCGTTGTCGTCGCCTTCGCCTTCGTCGTCTTCATTGCTGCATAGGTCGATGACTTTGGTCCTCCCTGTCACGTACTGCGTGTAGAGCCGTCGTTCAGCCTCTACGCGCTTCGGGAAGCGCATGCGGAGCTCAGTCATGTATGCCTCGCCGGCGGCTTACCAGATTGTCCATTCGTGCGCAGGCGATAGATATCCATCGGGGAAAttgcggcggccggcggcgccgtAGAGTCGTGGACCGACTTGATTCCATATGCACGCGGCgccgagtggagggagaccagCCAGTGGGTCTTCCCGATGTCGTGGTCATAGATTTCCGCGGCCCATGTCCCCCATTGGCGCTGCCGCAAGCCGCGGTACCTCGGCACGGGTGGTACcgtgggaggaggaggcgccggcggcaCAGGAGGacgaggagtgggaggaggaggtgGAACCGCGGCGTCGATCCACCGGCCACGCGCTGTGAATCGACGGCGGCCTTCGATCTGGCCATGTCGCTTGCGAGGACTGCGCGGTGTGGCAGTGGCGTGCATTGGGCGGCGGCGAAGGAGATTTGAGCAGCGTGTGGGAGGGGAAGAAAGGGGAAGATTTTTACTGCTCGATCGAGCGGGCGAGTATTTTTACTCTTCGACCGCCGCTCGGAGTAAAATTTATACTCCACTGTATGTTTTAGAGGAATAAACCGGGATTTTTACTCCTCTAACAGGATTTAGGGGATCAACGAGAGATGCACTCATACAATAgggttgactataaggttggctctTAGGTTAGTTTTTTTGTTTCACTTTCTCTCTTTCTCATTTACTTATCTTACTTAGGAGGACGTGTAGAAGCCGGCTCTTGCATCAGAGGGTACTCCCTTTCATTTTGGTTGTCTATCTTTTTAACATAGACAAAAATGACATGTAAGTAGTCTTATGACCCACCATTATACTTGCTCGTAGGACTAACATGATGAGTTAGCCCCAGGGAGTATCCGCTCTACCCTCCTATAATCCTATTGTCCCTCCTCCTAATTCCCGCGGCTCTTTCACACACCTTTTCTTCCGCGATTCGTCATTGTCGCCTTGCTGTCGTCGTTGTTCTGCTGATTGGTCGGCTACCCTCTTCTTTTCCACTGTCTCGCCATTTCTCTTCCTCATAAAACATCGGTCGGTCGATCATGTCTTTGACTAAGAAACCACTATTTTAAAATTAGGTTTTTATTCATGACTATTTCCTCCGTGAAATACTTGTCCGGAGAAGAGAGTACATGGAACAAAGATTTGAAGTGCAGGGGCACGTGTAGGTGTGAAAATGCTTTTGGGTGGAGGTATGTGTGCGGTAGGTGGCCCCACATGGCATGGACACATGTATTGCCTCCTTCCCAGCTACCTCCAATCCAACCCAACAACCTCCGCCGGCGAGGCAGAGCGCCACCAACCAACCCGGGCTGCCGCCGGCCCACCGTGCCCCCCTCGCCATGTCCATCCACCTCCGCGCCCACGCCTTCGCGGCCAACCCGCTGCGCGGCCTCGCCGGcacgcgctcctccgccgccgtctccccctCCGCGGCCGCCGAGGCCCTCCGCGCCCTCCTCGAcggcgccgacgccgccgcccacaGCCACCTGTCCAGGGTCCTCCCGTTCCGACGCGGCCGCCCCCTCGCGCGCTCCCCGGACCCTCCCGCTCCTTCGTCGTCATCCTCGCccccctcccccgcgccgccgccggcctggCGCCTCGCGTGGCTCCCGCCCTCGCGCGTCCCCGGCGTCCCCTCGGACGTCTTCGTGTTCCTGGGCTCccacggcggcgaggggggcggcgaggaggcggccgcCTACTGGGCCGTCGACGTCAGCGAGGTGGAGGGCGCCAGGTTCGGCGGCGCTGGGGAGGGGTCGGCGTTCGTCGACTTGAGGACGCTCATGGTGGCCGCCGACTGGAGGGACAAGGACGCCATGGGGGAGCTCGCCATCGCCGGCCACGTGCGTGCCATTTTCCACTTTTGGTTATTCCCAACTAGTAGCATTTTCTCAAGTAAATCCCCCACTGACACTGAAACATTTCTGTGATTCGGGAATGCCAAATGATTTGCTTGATTTGATTCCTGACGCGGGCAGGCTCGAGCGCTGCTGGAATGGCACAACACGGCGAAATTCTGCGGGGCATGCGGGGCAAAGGCAGTT
Protein-coding regions in this window:
- the LOC123168292 gene encoding nudix hydrolase 19, chloroplastic yields the protein MDTCIASFPATSNPTQQPPPARQSATNQPGLPPAHRAPLAMSIHLRAHAFAANPLRGLAGTRSSAAVSPSAAAEALRALLDGADAAAHSHLSRVLPFRRGRPLARSPDPPAPSSSSSPPSPAPPPAWRLAWLPPSRVPGVPSDVFVFLGSHGGEGGGEEAAAYWAVDVSEVEGARFGGAGEGSAFVDLRTLMVAADWRDKDAMGELAIAGHARALLEWHNTAKFCGACGAKAVPTEAGTRKQCSNESCKKRIYPRVDPVVIMLVIDKENDRALLSRQSRFVPRMWSCLAGFIEPGESLEEAVRRETWEETGIEVGQVIYHSSQPWPVGPNTMPCQLMVGFFAYAKSLDIHVDKKELEDAQWHSCEDVKKALTFAEYEKAQRSSALKVNQICKGAERGQSASSGLSVESEEPAPMFVPGPYAIAHHLISSWAFEGAPKVPSSFSNL